A part of Podospora pseudoanserina strain CBS 124.78 mitochondrion, complete sequence, whole genome shotgun sequence genomic DNA contains:
- the rps3 gene encoding ribosomal protein S3, whose protein sequence is MNNKTPKFLSIFLAQALNKDNKKIPFKSKSEVGKRYFPPVSREWKNSIYVFNKNNIKNMPIYDLNINLLIKSFFNLYFNPKFLYNKYRSYKTRSISLNKIFASKAEVKHTNNKAVITVYVYNREKISLLKKIKKLNKNLFNLIAKFAVILYKKEGGCTRSLAASNPEDMQTSYSSDFKDLAKADNQPVALRSLQEIFKYEKTLTKSFLIKNLRLLRKYKLRLNLNKYKFEEKLLYKLKNFIVKYYNKKVEFNIVNIRSVVFHSDFFTNILLSKLKNRRANILRTMDTILNKVVLPKVNRIIEKSFHIKGIDFKLLENKYLNTKISYILRGGKLDKNLSKFLNKLFYNVMSAAATAAASHQCLNKDYLKIYEIIFNSINYKNMGGVRLEAKGRLTKRYRADRSQFKVRWKGGLKNIDSSYKGLSSINMRGFVKPNIDYSILAYKRRIGAFAVKGWVSGKS, encoded by the coding sequence ATGAATAATAAAACTCCAAAGTTTTTATCTATTTTTTTGGCGCAAGCTCTTAATAAAGATAATAAAAAAATACCTTTTAAAAGTAAATCTGAAGTAGGAAAAAGATACTTTCCCCCTGTATCTAGGGAATGAAAAAATAGTATTTATGTATTTAATAAAAATAATATAAAAAATATGCCTATTTATGATTTAAATATTAATTTATTAATTAAAAGTTTTTTTAATTTGTATTTTAATCCTAAATTTTTATATAATAAATATAGATCATATAAAACTAGAAGTATTTCATTAAATAAAATATTTGCTAGTAAGGCAGAAGTAAAACATACTAATAATAAAGCAGTTATAACTGTATATGTCTATAACAGAGAAAAAATATCTTTATTAAAAAAAATAAAAAAATTAAACAAAAATCTTTTTAATTTAATAGCTAAATTTGCAGTTATTTTATATAAGAAGGAAGGTGGCTGCACACGAAGTCTGGCTGCTTCTAATCCGGAGGATATGCAAACAAGCTATAGCTCTGATTTTAAGGATTTAGCTAAAGCTGATAACCAACCAGTAGCCCTACGAAGTCTGCAAGAAATTTTTAAATATGAAAAAACTCTAACTAAATCTTTTTTAATTAAAAACTTAAGACTTCTTAGAAAATATAAATTAAGACTAAATCTTAATAAATATAAATTTGAAGAAAAACTTTTATATAAATTGAAAAATTTTATAGTAAAATATTATAATAAGAAAGTTGAATTTAATATTGTAAATATTAGATCGGTGGTATTTCATAGTGATTTTTTCACTAATATTTTACTATCTAAATTAAAAAATAGAAGAGCTAATATATTAAGAACGATGGATACTATTTTAAATAAGGTAGTTTTACCTAAAGTAAATAGAATAATAGAAAAAAGTTTTCATATAAAAGGTATAGATTTTAAATTATTAGAAAATAAATATCTAAATACTAAAATAAGTTATATACTTAGAGGGGGCAAGCTCGATAAGAATTTATCTAAATTCTTAAATAAGTTATTTTATAACGTTATGAGTGCCGCTGCCACAGCAGCAGCTTCACACCAGTGCCTTAATAAAGATTATTTAAAAATATATGAAATAATTTTTAATTCTATAAATTATAAAAATATGGGCGGTGTAAGATTAGAAGCTAAAGGTAGATTAACTAAACGATATAGAGCAGATAGATCTCAATTTAAAGTAAGGTGGAAAGGAGGTTTGAAAAACATTGATTCTTCATATAAAGGATTATCATCTATAAATATGAGAGGTTTTGTTAAACCTAATATTGATTATTCAATACTAGCGTATAAACGTCGGATTGGTGCTTTTGCAGTAAAAGGTTGAGTGTCAGGTAAATCTTAG
- the nad3 gene encoding NADH dehydrogenase subunit 3: MSSMTLFILFVSIIALLFLFINLIFAPHNPYQEKYSIFECGFHSFLGQNRTQFGVKFFIFALVYLLLDLEILLTFPFAVSEYVNNIYGLIILLGFITIITIGFVYELGKSALKIDSRQVITMTRFNYSSTIEYLGKI; this comes from the exons ATGAGTAGTATGACATTATTTATTTTATTTGTATCTATAATTGCTTTACTTTTTTTATTTATTAATTTAATATTTGCTCCTCATAATCCT TATCAAGAGAAGTATAGCATATTTGAATGTGGTTTTCATAGTTTTTTAGGGCAAAATAGAACACAATTTGGTGTTAAATTTTTTATTTTCGCTTTAGTATACTTATTATTAGATTTAGAAATATTATTAACTTTTCCTTTTGCTGTTAGTGAATATGTCAATAATATTTACGGTTTAATTATATTATTAGGGTTTATAACTATTATAACTATAGGTTTTGTTTATGAATTAGGTAAAAGTGCATTGAAAATTGATAGTAGACAGGTAATAACTATGACAAGGTTTAATTATTCTTCAACAATAGAGTATTTAGGTAAAATATAA
- the nad2 gene encoding NADH dehydrogenase subunit 2 has product MIFISIIGLLLSNAVTLRQDMSVNFNRIALIDLIYCILHDTMSLSIINKGIGLHGGLLHITNITLIFHIFIFFLSILILQLTSFYPRKAWIPEHSSLKDIIYQKFLNYRTKIFNKMGEHMKIIEYPLILLFVISGAVFLMSTNDLVSIFLSIELQSYGLYLLSTIYRNSELSTAGGLIYFLLGGLSSCFILLGTSLLYINSGTTSLDGLYILNSISDVKDGAADMPALTSWYKSYYLNFALLVFSIGFLFKVSAAPFHFWSPDVYDAIPTIVTTFVAIIAKISIFIFLLELVYHTNNYLSEFSWTYLLLISSLFSLIIGTVVGLTQFRIKRLLAYSTISHVGFILLALSGCSIESTQAFIFYLIQYSISNLNVFIIIITIGFSLYGYITTNKEYKDLLDKNNSPIQVISQLKGYFYINPLLSLSLAITIFSFVGIPPLVGFFAKQMVLSAALDNGYIFLTLIAILTSVIGAVYYLNIIKKIFFYLPDHSINPSIGEFLFKKGLIFEAGDFKGRITLISSPFSITISIITLVILLFIFMNKEWLSMGTILVQVLFSN; this is encoded by the coding sequence ATGATATTTATAAGTATAATAGGATTATTACTGTCGAATGCCGTTACTTTAAGGCAGGATATGTCGGTTAACTTCAACCGAATTGCTCTTATAGATTTGATTTATTGTATTTTACATGATACAATGAGTTTGTCTATAATTAATAAAGGTATTGGGCTACATGGAGGTTTATTACATATTACTAATATAACATTAATATTTCATATATTTATTTTTTTTTTAAGTATATTAATATTACAATTAACGAGTTTCTACCCCCGAAAAGCCTGAATACCTGAACATTCATCATTAAAAGATATAATTTATCAAAAATTTTTAAATTATAGAACCAAAATTTTTAATAAAATGGGGGAACATATGAAAATTATCGAATATCCTTTAATATTATTATTTGTTATCAGTGGAGCAGTCTTTTTAATGTCTACGAATGATTTAGTTTCTATATTTCTTTCTATTGAATTGCAAAGTTATGGCTTGTATTTATTAAGTACTATTTATAGAAATTCTGAATTATCTACAGCAGGGGGTTTAATTTATTTTTTATTAGGTGGTTTAAGCTCGTGCTTTATTTTATTAGGTACAAGTTTATTATATATTAATTCTGGTACTACAAGTCTGGATGGGCTTTATATACTTAATAGTATAAGTGATGTAAAAGATGGTGCTGCGGATATGCCTGCTTTAACTTCATGGTATAAATCATATTATTTAAATTTTGCTTTACTAGTATTTAGTATAGGGTTTTTATTTAAAGTAAGTGCAGCACCTTTTCATTTTTGATCTCCTGACGTATATGATGCTATACCCACTATAGTTACAACATTTGTGGCTATAATAGCTAAAATTTCTATTTTTATATTTTTGTTAGAATTAGTTTATCATACAAATAATTATTTATCAGAATTTAGTTGAACATACCTTTTATTAATAAGTTCTCTTTTTTCATTAATAATTGGAACTGTTGTTGGTTTGACACAATTTAGAATTAAGAGATTACTTGCGTACAGTACTATCTCTCATGTAGGTTTTATATTATTAGCTTTAAGTGGTTGTAGTATAGAATCAACACAAGCTTTTATATTTTATTTAATACAATATTCTATAAGTAATTTAAATGTGTTTATTATAATAATTACTATAGGGTTTTCTTTATATGGTTATATAACAACAAATAAAGAATATAAAGATTTATTAGATAAAAATAACTCTCCAATACAAGTAATTAGCCAATTAAAAGGGTATTTCTATATAAATCCTTTATTATCTTTAAGTTTAGCTATCACAATTTTCTCTTTTGTGGGTATACCACCTCTAGTAGGGTTTTTTGCCAAACAGATGGTATTAAGTGCTGCTTTAGATAATGGTTATATTTTCTTAACTTTAATTGCAATACTTACTAGTGTAATTGGTGCAGTTTATTACTTAAATATAATAAAAAAAATTTTTTTCTATTTACCTGATCATAGTATAAATCCTTCTATAGGTGAATTTTTATTTAAAAAGGGTTTAATCTTTGAAGCTGGGGATTTTAAGGGTAGAATTACACTTATATCTAGCCCTTTTTCTATTACAATTTCTATAATTACATTGGTAATATTATTATTTATATTTATGAATAAAGAATGATTAAGTATGGGTACCATATTGGTACAAGTTTTATTTAGTAATTAA